In Alteribacillus bidgolensis, a genomic segment contains:
- a CDS encoding MFS transporter — protein sequence MHQTKYEKTQLQRIWVTAWMVTAVFILSNLPTPLYVYWQKEMDFSNGTLTLVFSAYIAGLLVTLLVAGQLSDRFGRKSVLYPGLTAALLACILFATASSVVALVVARFLSGIAVGVIVSAGMASVMDVGGSERKPLASLAASVTMVLGAGLGPLLAGVLAEVMTRPVVPIFTVELVILAIAYLVVGKLPKRRIDSPQQGRWRLRMPSVPSANRLHLAFGIAVFAPGITATSFVLSLGPSLLSKLLNVTSPLVAGGTACVMFLAATGVQFMLKKLPVRTIFLIGATSTILSMLSMAGAVNASVALLLVIAAVLAGVGQGLGQLGGLTLIGLHVPEHRRAETNAILNIGGYIPAATLPVCAGYVIDYTGLAFGATTFTAVLSLIAGVAAIFVHTQLQMDNFKSIPTK from the coding sequence ATGCATCAAACGAAGTACGAAAAAACTCAACTCCAGCGTATATGGGTAACCGCCTGGATGGTAACGGCGGTCTTCATACTTTCAAACTTACCCACTCCGCTCTATGTGTACTGGCAGAAGGAAATGGACTTTTCCAATGGTACACTTACTCTGGTTTTTTCGGCCTATATCGCGGGCCTACTTGTGACGCTTCTTGTCGCCGGCCAGCTCTCTGATCGGTTCGGGCGCAAATCTGTGCTGTACCCGGGTCTGACGGCAGCTCTCCTCGCCTGCATCCTGTTTGCTACAGCGTCCTCGGTGGTCGCCCTTGTCGTCGCCCGTTTTCTGTCGGGCATTGCTGTAGGAGTCATCGTCTCGGCGGGGATGGCCTCGGTCATGGATGTCGGCGGATCCGAACGGAAGCCTCTAGCTTCGCTTGCCGCATCCGTCACAATGGTGTTGGGGGCGGGTTTAGGACCACTGCTTGCGGGTGTCTTGGCTGAGGTCATGACCCGCCCAGTGGTTCCGATCTTCACGGTCGAACTTGTTATCTTGGCGATCGCCTACCTTGTTGTGGGTAAACTTCCAAAAAGACGTATTGACTCTCCTCAACAGGGCAGATGGCGTTTGCGTATGCCAAGTGTGCCGTCAGCAAATCGCTTGCATCTGGCTTTCGGGATTGCCGTCTTCGCACCTGGCATTACTGCGACATCCTTTGTTTTATCCCTTGGTCCTTCGCTTTTGTCAAAGCTTCTGAATGTAACAAGCCCTCTTGTTGCGGGTGGCACAGCCTGTGTCATGTTCCTTGCGGCAACCGGTGTACAATTCATGCTCAAGAAGCTGCCCGTGCGTACCATTTTCTTGATTGGTGCAACGTCAACAATCCTGTCTATGCTCAGTATGGCAGGAGCTGTCAACGCCTCTGTTGCCCTGCTACTCGTGATCGCTGCCGTTCTTGCTGGTGTTGGTCAGGGTCTCGGGCAACTTGGTGGTCTGACACTCATCGGCCTTCATGTTCCGGAGCATCGCAGGGCTGAGACCAACGCGATTCTCAATATCGGTGGTTACATCCCAGCTGCCACCCTGCCTGTATGCGCTGGCTACGTCATCGATTATACAGGACTGGCGTTTGGGGCGACCACCTTCACTGCCGTCCTGTCTTTAATAGCCGGAGTTGCAGCGATTTTTGTTCATACACAGCTTCAGATGGATAATTTTAAAAGCATCCCAACTAAGTAA
- a CDS encoding NAD(P)H-dependent oxidoreductase, whose amino-acid sequence MKILVIVVHPNIEQSRINKARKNELGTDNRITVHELYKRYPNEEINVEEERELLKNHNRIIFQFPMYWYSSPPLLKKWFDLVFTKGWAYGRNGNELKDKEFGLAVSTFSPEEHYQQSGLNGHTIEELTFPFETTVNKIKGVYLPIFVLHGVGKMRDDDLKKDALEYKNYITRKCINGKGSKFN is encoded by the coding sequence ATGAAAATATTAGTTATCGTAGTGCATCCAAATATTGAACAATCACGAATCAATAAGGCTAGGAAAAATGAGTTGGGAACAGATAATAGAATCACGGTTCATGAACTTTATAAAAGATATCCAAATGAAGAAATAAATGTTGAAGAAGAGCGGGAACTATTAAAAAATCACAACCGAATTATCTTCCAGTTTCCTATGTATTGGTATAGTTCGCCACCATTATTAAAGAAATGGTTTGATTTAGTTTTTACAAAGGGTTGGGCATATGGACGAAACGGAAATGAATTAAAGGACAAAGAATTTGGGTTAGCCGTTTCAACATTTTCCCCTGAAGAACATTATCAGCAATCTGGCTTAAATGGCCATACAATAGAAGAACTTACCTTTCCTTTCGAGACGACAGTCAACAAAATTAAAGGTGTTTATCTTCCTATATTTGTGCTACATGGCGTAGGAAAAATGCGTGATGACGATTTAAAAAAGGATGCCTTGGAATATAAAAATTATATAACAAGAAAATGTATCAATGGTAAAGGGTCAAAATTCAACTAA
- a CDS encoding immunoglobulin-like domain-containing protein: MMWKKTIPFLLAILLLTACSADAEGKSRDVLSPMNVDGVSWETEKETYTSSEVISLSLKNETSHVISFGTPYAVERYEDGKWVKTSLTENLHFTQQLITLQPGETYQTTVDLNAFEDKISPGIYQVVKNIDINGEKFKIGAAFQIVETSRNDECKVCVFLNI; the protein is encoded by the coding sequence ATGATGTGGAAAAAAACAATTCCTTTCTTATTAGCTATCCTTTTATTAACGGCATGTTCTGCAGATGCTGAAGGAAAAAGCCGTGATGTATTGTCTCCTATGAATGTCGATGGAGTTTCTTGGGAAACGGAAAAAGAAACATATACCTCTAGCGAAGTTATTTCTTTATCCCTGAAAAACGAGACATCCCATGTTATTTCATTTGGGACTCCTTACGCTGTTGAAAGATATGAGGATGGCAAATGGGTAAAAACGTCATTAACAGAAAACCTTCATTTTACACAGCAACTTATCACACTTCAACCAGGAGAGACTTATCAAACTACTGTTGATTTAAACGCTTTTGAAGATAAAATTTCCCCTGGTATTTATCAGGTTGTTAAAAACATTGACATCAACGGCGAAAAATTTAAAATAGGGGCAGCGTTTCAAATTGTAGAAACAAGTCGAAACGATGAATGTAAAGTCTGTGTCTTTTTGAATATTTAA
- a CDS encoding helix-turn-helix transcriptional regulator, with translation METIKKIVAERRTYTATQDTHSHCYAQLILPLQGELLIKAGEQNLQLDDQTLFFVPPECDHTFHSVVRNEFLILDIPHFMLTKSKLHNRGVSYKLNNQWKGIRYLILNEIDQHSLHRSALTELYPYISHYLLQEQQPKSIRYIHDHYNENITVNKLASLEHYNRSYYSDWFLKETGKSPSIYIQEVRLNKAKELLRNTDLPILHIAIQVGLEHQSSLTRLFQKYEGITPSHFRKNQF, from the coding sequence ATGGAAACCATCAAAAAAATTGTAGCAGAACGAAGAACTTATACAGCTACTCAAGACACTCATTCTCATTGTTATGCTCAGTTAATCTTGCCTCTTCAAGGAGAACTTTTGATAAAGGCAGGGGAACAGAATCTCCAACTAGATGACCAAACATTATTTTTTGTTCCTCCCGAGTGCGATCATACTTTTCATTCAGTTGTACGTAACGAGTTTCTGATTTTAGATATCCCTCATTTTATGCTAACTAAGAGCAAGTTACATAATAGGGGAGTTTCCTATAAATTAAATAATCAATGGAAAGGGATTCGATATCTTATCCTGAATGAAATCGATCAACATTCTTTACATCGATCCGCTCTTACGGAGCTCTATCCTTATATTTCACATTATTTACTTCAAGAACAACAACCTAAATCTATTAGGTATATCCATGATCATTATAATGAGAACATTACGGTAAATAAACTAGCTTCACTTGAACACTACAATCGTTCCTATTATTCGGATTGGTTTCTAAAAGAAACCGGGAAATCCCCTTCAATCTATATACAGGAAGTACGTTTGAATAAAGCAAAAGAATTACTACGTAATACAGATTTACCTATTTTACACATTGCTATCCAAGTGGGTTTAGAACATCAATCTTCCTTAACACGTTTATTCCAAAAATATGAGGGAATAACACCAAGCCATTTTCGAAAAAATCAATTTTAG
- a CDS encoding methionine/alanine import family NSS transporter small subunit, whose translation MSMDAIVVMIFSMVLIWGGLGYFILRAFKSRSKDKHLKANQTNDIWSKDSDFQ comes from the coding sequence ATGTCAATGGATGCCATCGTTGTGATGATTTTTAGTATGGTTTTAATTTGGGGTGGTTTAGGTTATTTCATTTTACGAGCCTTCAAAAGTCGTTCAAAAGACAAACATTTAAAAGCAAATCAAACAAATGATATTTGGTCAAAAGATTCTGATTTTCAGTAA
- a CDS encoding DMT family transporter codes for MFICFIKNIHGLSHRNVSAGLFNLFVTTNPFVVAFLSYIRLKRKISLQEWIGMIVAAIGLLIATRPSITSSEASVNGLIILGLGMVSMAIASVYFKKINLNLPSIVINTWQVSIGGVVLIPITYILEKQNYFLKLDFNLLGSLIWLVFITSIGTMLLWFYLLKQDTVRANTWLFMTPIYGYILAAVF; via the coding sequence ATGTTTATTTGTTTCATAAAAAATATCCATGGCCTAAGCCACAGGAATGTATCGGCAGGCTTATTTAATTTATTTGTGACAACAAATCCTTTTGTGGTTGCTTTCTTGTCCTATATACGGTTAAAACGAAAAATTTCTTTACAAGAATGGATAGGGATGATCGTTGCAGCTATTGGATTGTTAATCGCTACGCGGCCATCTATCACAAGCAGTGAGGCAAGTGTAAATGGATTGATTATTTTAGGACTAGGAATGGTATCAATGGCGATTGCAAGTGTTTATTTTAAAAAAATCAATTTAAATCTTCCGAGTATTGTCATTAATACCTGGCAAGTTTCTATTGGTGGAGTTGTTTTAATCCCTATAACCTATATCCTCGAAAAACAAAATTACTTTTTAAAATTGGATTTTAATTTACTAGGATCGTTAATCTGGTTAGTGTTTATTACTTCAATTGGTACGATGCTACTTTGGTTTTACCTGTTGAAACAGGATACGGTAAGGGCTAACACTTGGTTATTCATGACTCCAATTTATGGATATATATTAGCTGCTGTTTTTTAA
- a CDS encoding NAD(P)/FAD-dependent oxidoreductase, translating into MKRIVIIGGGFAGMWSAVGAARKLHELQIEGNEVEVVLINRDSFLGLRPRFYEKDPHHYRIPLSQVLEPAGVSLIEGEVGQIDTHSQKVMIHQNREQIDLTYDRLVFAAGSQLVRPNIVGLYEHAFSTDTYQDAIDLDKHINGLPDLPYVEGKYTAVIVGGGFTGIEIAAEMTSRLKEIARKENKESEVRIVLIERESVVGPDMGANPRPIIEEALGDMHIEIYVNETVTSIGSDRVTLKSGKRIPSLTTIWAAGIKPSPLAKYFPVEKDEQGRLPVDSYLRIEGLPYVFAAGDTARAQTDENHISLMSCQHAMPQGKFAGHNVVCDLLGLTGIPYKQERYVTCLDLGQWGALFTNGWDRIPQYQGEEAKRTKRNTNQSKIYPPLSGNREEIFDAAAPHYLVK; encoded by the coding sequence GTGAAACGAATTGTTATTATTGGTGGAGGTTTTGCCGGTATGTGGAGTGCAGTAGGTGCTGCGCGAAAACTTCATGAATTACAAATCGAAGGAAATGAAGTTGAAGTGGTCTTAATTAACCGGGATTCCTTTTTAGGCTTACGTCCACGCTTTTATGAAAAAGATCCACACCATTATCGGATCCCTCTTAGTCAAGTTCTTGAACCTGCTGGCGTCAGCTTGATCGAAGGAGAAGTAGGACAAATAGATACTCATTCACAAAAAGTAATGATCCATCAAAATAGGGAGCAGATTGACTTAACGTACGACCGATTAGTCTTTGCTGCTGGCAGCCAATTAGTTCGCCCTAACATCGTTGGATTGTATGAACATGCATTTTCTACGGATACCTATCAGGATGCTATTGATCTTGATAAACATATTAACGGGTTACCCGATTTACCTTACGTAGAGGGTAAATATACTGCCGTCATTGTTGGTGGTGGATTTACCGGAATTGAAATAGCTGCGGAGATGACTTCTCGCTTAAAAGAAATTGCTAGGAAGGAAAATAAAGAATCAGAAGTAAGGATAGTCTTAATTGAAAGAGAATCTGTCGTAGGTCCTGACATGGGAGCAAATCCACGACCCATTATAGAAGAGGCTTTAGGTGATATGCATATAGAAATTTATGTAAATGAAACAGTTACATCCATTGGTTCAGATAGAGTAACCTTAAAATCAGGGAAACGTATACCTTCTCTAACAACAATTTGGGCAGCCGGAATAAAGCCGAGTCCATTAGCGAAATACTTTCCAGTAGAAAAGGATGAACAGGGACGTTTGCCAGTTGATTCATATTTACGAATTGAGGGTTTGCCGTACGTTTTTGCCGCTGGAGATACCGCTCGAGCACAAACCGATGAAAATCATATATCATTGATGTCTTGTCAGCATGCAATGCCTCAGGGGAAATTTGCCGGCCATAACGTTGTATGCGATTTGCTTGGATTGACAGGAATTCCATACAAACAAGAACGTTATGTGACTTGTCTTGATTTAGGTCAATGGGGAGCTCTGTTTACGAATGGTTGGGATCGAATTCCTCAGTATCAAGGAGAAGAAGCGAAAAGAACCAAACGGAACACGAACCAATCAAAGATTTATCCGCCCTTGTCAGGAAATCGCGAAGAAATTTTTGATGCTGCTGCTCCACATTACCTTGTTAAATAA
- a CDS encoding SDR family oxidoreductase yields the protein MTKEKVAIITGAGRGIGSATAKELAGMGIKVAINYLSDHKSAEQVANEIRSHGGDAVKIQGDVCSAEQVTLMTNQILEHWGRIDILVSNANIPFVIKPFLNITWTEFSQKLNDEIKAAYNLSQAILPVMKENRYGRIVYIGSAAAKIPGKNFITHGTAKAALVQFAKQIAQEFGEFGITANVISPGLVETNASREQVKQLKSEFTALTPLKRIAQPEDVAKAIALYVSDRSQFITGSYIPVDGGMYML from the coding sequence ATGACTAAAGAAAAAGTAGCAATTATTACAGGCGCTGGACGCGGAATTGGCTCGGCTACAGCGAAAGAGTTAGCAGGCATGGGTATAAAAGTTGCAATTAACTACTTATCTGACCATAAAAGTGCAGAACAAGTGGCAAATGAAATTCGATCGCATGGAGGAGATGCTGTTAAAATTCAGGGAGATGTTTGTAGTGCTGAACAAGTAACCCTTATGACCAATCAGATCCTTGAACATTGGGGACGGATTGATATTTTAGTTAGTAATGCCAACATCCCTTTTGTTATAAAGCCTTTTCTTAATATTACATGGACGGAATTTTCACAGAAACTAAATGATGAAATCAAAGCTGCTTATAATCTATCGCAAGCAATTTTACCGGTCATGAAGGAAAACAGATATGGACGGATCGTCTATATAGGAAGTGCAGCTGCGAAAATTCCAGGAAAAAACTTTATTACTCATGGAACAGCAAAAGCAGCACTTGTCCAATTTGCCAAACAGATCGCCCAGGAATTTGGAGAATTCGGAATTACTGCTAATGTGATTTCACCAGGATTAGTAGAAACCAATGCTTCAAGAGAGCAAGTGAAACAACTTAAGTCAGAGTTTACTGCATTGACACCGCTGAAAAGGATAGCTCAGCCTGAAGATGTTGCTAAGGCGATTGCGTTATATGTTAGTGATCGATCACAATTTATCACTGGTTCATATATACCTGTAGATGGCGGTATGTATATGCTTTGA
- a CDS encoding antibiotic biosynthesis monooxygenase family protein, with product MNNKPIVWINVFTAKPGKLDELVAIQSEELLNFKNKSVPGWISSRWHRSVDNNKAIMVTTWESIESHKSWLERSRFTEHLNKIQHLIEGTEGGYYTLVENIENL from the coding sequence ATGAATAATAAACCAATAGTGTGGATTAATGTATTTACTGCCAAACCAGGTAAACTAGATGAATTGGTCGCTATCCAATCTGAAGAATTATTAAACTTTAAAAACAAAAGTGTACCTGGTTGGATCAGTAGTCGTTGGCATCGTTCAGTCGATAATAACAAGGCAATTATGGTGACTACCTGGGAGAGTATTGAATCTCATAAAAGTTGGTTAGAAAGATCTCGCTTTACAGAACATCTAAACAAGATCCAACATCTGATTGAAGGAACAGAAGGTGGGTACTACACGTTGGTGGAAAACATTGAAAACTTATAA
- a CDS encoding LamB/YcsF family protein produces the protein MSRDGTTIPLQADTLCIYGDNPEALRFTRQLREALKAEDINIQAFK, from the coding sequence TTGTCAAGGGATGGTACCACCATCCCTCTCCAGGCTGACACATTATGTATATATGGAGATAACCCAGAGGCTTTGCGTTTTACCCGTCAACTGAGAGAAGCATTAAAAGCAGAAGACATCAACATCCAAGCCTTTAAGTGA
- a CDS encoding polymorphic toxin type 44 domain-containing protein: protein MKKLFSTLLGVGILIGFSSNTDAATDITSSFSQTTLENAAVIAYYAYNEKEYGSTYPLGTGEFFAEKVRSGGDWDYKRTYLGSFTFDGKTVDGEYLGNMHYGYTGRAAGFSSALLRTAAGAYQIYSGTSYLGWYKSYFDDPDDQEAINDGISYWNLNTLPISSFSQTNTYTIMNEGENPLFDHLTEEKKDEIESQVEEDVEELEENNHEQR from the coding sequence ATGAAAAAATTATTTTCTACTTTATTAGGTGTTGGTATATTAATAGGTTTTAGTAGCAATACTGATGCTGCAACAGATATTACTTCTAGTTTTTCACAAACAACACTAGAAAATGCAGCAGTAATAGCTTACTATGCCTACAATGAAAAGGAGTATGGTTCAACATATCCTCTTGGTACAGGGGAATTTTTTGCAGAAAAGGTGCGATCTGGCGGAGATTGGGACTATAAACGTACATATTTAGGTAGCTTTACTTTTGATGGTAAAACTGTAGATGGAGAATACTTAGGGAACATGCATTATGGTTATACAGGAAGAGCAGCAGGATTTTCATCTGCTTTATTAAGAACAGCTGCTGGAGCTTATCAGATTTATTCAGGTACTTCTTATCTTGGTTGGTATAAATCATATTTTGATGATCCTGATGATCAAGAGGCCATTAATGACGGTATAAGTTATTGGAATTTAAATACACTTCCCATCTCTTCCTTTTCACAAACTAATACTTACACAATCATGAACGAAGGTGAAAATCCTTTGTTTGATCATTTAACAGAAGAAAAGAAAGATGAAATTGAATCTCAAGTTGAAGAGGATGTAGAGGAATTAGAAGAAAATAATCACGAACAACGATAG
- a CDS encoding DUF5412 family protein, with translation MLKTKKKLLLFLLVTVLIITGVIAYVIYWAFFSLDRLPEGEFVTKEVSPEETYTINAYITNGGATTPYAIRGELEWNNKNRKKTIYWEDKDSVDIEWQSEDEVIINGHSIKIPNGTYDFRRE, from the coding sequence ATGCTTAAGACCAAAAAAAAACTTTTGTTATTCCTCTTAGTAACTGTATTAATAATCACTGGAGTAATTGCTTATGTCATTTATTGGGCATTTTTTAGCTTAGATCGTCTTCCGGAAGGGGAATTTGTTACGAAAGAAGTTTCACCAGAAGAAACTTATACGATTAATGCCTATATTACTAATGGAGGTGCTACAACTCCATATGCTATTCGAGGGGAACTGGAGTGGAATAATAAAAATCGTAAAAAAACCATTTACTGGGAAGATAAGGATAGTGTAGATATTGAATGGCAAAGTGAAGATGAAGTTATAATAAACGGTCATTCAATAAAAATACCAAATGGGACATATGATTTTAGAAGAGAATGA